gcaaaaattataacatatattttttttataactggCATTAGCTTTTCTCAATTAAAGTGTAGGCccatttttatctattttttctacTGAGTggtaattttgtaaataaagtGATCCTAGTTCGAAACCCAATAGCCCTAATTcggtcctttttttttccctcctccGTGCACCACCGCTGCAAAAAACCAGTGAAGGAAAACGAAAACAATAGAAGAGGGAGAAGAACCTTCAATTTCGAAGCTATTTACCACCAAACGCCCAATGAAtaagaaggagaagaaggatGTTCCAGTTGCGGAGAAACCATCGGATTGCAATGGTGATAGGGTTACGGTTTCGAAGTTCGATAATTGTGTGGGCAATTACTTCAGAGCAAACGAAACCATATCTAAGCTCCGtggagaagatgatgaagattattATGCTCTTCAACAAACTGAAATTCAGCGTTTGTCTTCCTCGCTCACTTTCTTAAGGCAAATACTAAACAATGCTCCTCCTActacttttatatatgtatgtatgtatgtatgtgttagAGATATGAGTCCAGTTTTACTATTGTGCTCTGTCTTactatttgtatttgtattgcACATTCTAATTTTTGCATGCATTTTATGTTTTAGTCACTGAactttgaaaactttttttttttttttttggtccctCAAACTTTGTAAAGAgcttttttcaatagtttagaaacaaaaataaggatgaataaacaaacttttttcaatagtttaaggatgatttttatttatttataattttaagagACAAAAAGCgaaatattttcaatagtttagggatgaaaaatgaTGTTTTAAAGCTTCGGGATGATGAAATTTGTGCAAATTTTAGGGacgaaaacaatattttagcctAGTAATTTTCTCAACATCCACTTGTATGTGTATTTCATGTCATATCAAACAATTTCATGCACAAAAACATTAGAAATACATAAAAGGATCAATGTATCGCTGTATGCACACATGTATGTATATTCAATGTTGAAATCTGTACTAGGCATTGCTGGTCATGGTTTTTGTACTTGTTATTATAATTGACCTTGGTTTAAGATTTGGAAAAAACATAGGCAGTATATTAAGTGAAGGAGGGTGTGTGATGAGTTAACCAAAGCTTATATTGTGCTCTTCAATCTTGGACCTTTCTGTTTTAAACTTACTTAGTATTTCCCCATAATCTTGGACCTGCCTGCTCAATTGTAATTGTAGATTTTCAGGTTGGTTCCTTTTCTTGTAGACAGAAATTTTTGGTTGTGGTTTCTTGTAGCAAGTTGaaagagtaattttttttttttaatacttattttatttcaaaacataTAAAAGTAAGACGGAAATTCTAgattttcttatgttttaacttttaacagaTGATGTTATTGCTGAATTTCAGACTGTTTGGCAATTTCTATGAATAAAATGACTTTAAACTTGTTGGTGCATTGTAAAATTGCTATCTACAGAAACTAAATAATTGATGATTGTTATGCACATTTGCTAAATGCCTCTCATCAGACCTTGCTGCACAAGGACTTTGTTATGTATGTTGGAGGGCATGTTTGGGCTTTGGATTGGTGTCCTAGAATCCATGAAATGCCTGACTATCATATTAAATGTGAGGTACTTGTATACTTTTTCCTTCTattccttgtgtgtgtgtgtgcgcaaATGTTACTTTGTTGGAATTCTTTTGGGGCATTTGTGTAAGCTTTACTTTTAATTgatacttgtcaaaaaaaacaTCTCTGCTATGATGTTTAGATAGCttatccttc
This genomic stretch from Quercus lobata isolate SW786 chromosome 3, ValleyOak3.0 Primary Assembly, whole genome shotgun sequence harbors:
- the LOC115980000 gene encoding uncharacterized protein LOC115980000, with the translated sequence MNKKEKKDVPVAEKPSDCNGDRVTVSKFDNCVGNYFRANETISKLRGEDDEDYYALQQTEIQRLSSSLTFLRPCCTRTLLCMLEGMFGLWIGVLESMKCLTIILNVSLLWLLPQ